One part of the Actinotignum schaalii genome encodes these proteins:
- the nrdF gene encoding class 1b ribonucleoside-diphosphate reductase subunit beta codes for MKIGEVMSAPDGRHYTLRSFMPPQYIQHPEGPFRPINWNYVPEEKDLEVWRRLTANFWLPEKVPLSNDLPSWQRMSEVEQTLVMRVFTGLTLLDTVQASIGEISQIQDAHTEHEQAVYANIAFMQAVHARSYSSIFSTLASSTQIEEAYTWAVDNPLLQQRAKAVLEHYVGDDSLKRKVSSTLLSSLLLYAGFFLPLYLSCRGKLMNTADLIRLILRDKAVHGYYSGYKYQRGLEECSEARRADMEEFTYGLLEKLYRMELDYSGELYEPVGLMDDVAIFVRYNANKALMNLGYQARFSGEETRVSPEILTALSPAADENHDFFSGSGSSYIIGESEDTTDDDWDF; via the coding sequence ATGAAAATTGGAGAAGTCATGAGCGCACCTGATGGACGGCATTACACCCTGCGTTCCTTTATGCCGCCGCAGTACATCCAGCATCCCGAGGGGCCTTTCCGGCCGATCAACTGGAATTACGTCCCGGAGGAGAAGGACTTGGAGGTGTGGCGCCGGCTCACCGCGAATTTCTGGCTGCCGGAAAAGGTACCGCTCTCCAATGACCTGCCCTCCTGGCAGCGCATGAGCGAGGTGGAGCAGACCCTCGTGATGCGGGTCTTCACCGGCCTGACCCTGCTCGATACCGTGCAGGCCAGCATCGGTGAAATTAGCCAGATTCAGGACGCGCATACCGAACACGAGCAGGCCGTCTACGCCAATATCGCCTTTATGCAGGCGGTGCACGCGCGCTCGTATTCCTCGATTTTCTCCACCCTGGCCTCGAGCACCCAGATCGAGGAAGCCTACACCTGGGCCGTGGATAATCCGCTGCTCCAGCAGCGAGCCAAGGCGGTGCTGGAACACTACGTGGGCGATGATTCGCTTAAGCGCAAGGTTTCCTCCACCCTGCTCTCCTCGCTGCTGCTCTACGCCGGGTTCTTCCTGCCCCTCTACCTGTCCTGCCGCGGCAAGCTCATGAATACCGCGGATCTTATCCGCCTCATCCTGCGCGATAAGGCGGTGCACGGGTACTACTCCGGGTACAAGTACCAGCGCGGCCTGGAAGAATGCAGCGAGGCGCGGCGCGCGGACATGGAAGAATTCACCTACGGGTTGCTCGAGAAGCTCTACCGGATGGAACTCGACTACTCCGGTGAACTCTACGAACCCGTGGGGTTGATGGACGACGTCGCAATTTTCGTCCGCTACAACGCCAATAAGGCGCTTATGAACCTTGGCTACCAGGCGCGCTTCAGCGGTGAAGAAACGCGGGTGAGCCCGGAGATCCTCACCGCGCTCTCCCCGGCTGCCGATGAAAACCACGATTTCTTCTCCGGGTCGGGTTCTTCCTACATTATTGGGGAATCGGAAGATACCACCGATGACGATTGGGATTTCTAA
- a CDS encoding NADPH-dependent FMN reductase has product MKISILVGSLRRGSYARKIASEVAGYFPEGYQVEIVEIGHLPLYNFDYDDAAVTDVPLPESYTSFRETIKASDGILFVTPENNRTVPACLKNAVDIGSKPNSDVAWKNKPAGIISHSVGRMGGYSSQKNLRLALSYFDMPMPGQPEVFLGRSPELFDESGKLKADTADFVRGYIDRFVDLVEKK; this is encoded by the coding sequence ATGAAGATTTCAATTCTGGTGGGTAGTTTGCGGCGCGGTTCCTACGCGCGCAAAATCGCGAGCGAAGTGGCCGGCTATTTCCCCGAAGGGTACCAGGTGGAGATTGTGGAGATCGGTCACCTGCCGCTCTATAACTTCGATTACGACGACGCAGCTGTGACGGACGTACCCCTGCCGGAAAGCTACACCAGCTTCCGGGAAACCATTAAGGCCAGCGATGGCATCCTCTTTGTCACGCCGGAAAATAACCGCACCGTGCCGGCCTGCCTGAAGAATGCCGTAGATATCGGCTCCAAGCCGAATAGCGATGTGGCCTGGAAGAACAAGCCGGCCGGCATTATCAGCCATTCGGTGGGGCGCATGGGCGGTTACAGCTCGCAGAAGAACCTGCGCCTGGCGCTTTCCTACTTCGATATGCCCATGCCCGGGCAGCCCGAAGTATTCCTGGGCCGCTCCCCGGAGCTCTTCGACGAATCCGGCAAGCTGAAGGCCGATACCGCGGACTTCGTGCGCGGCTATATTGACCGCTTCGTGGACCTCGTCGAAAAGAAGTAA
- a CDS encoding choice-of-anchor M domain-containing protein, whose amino-acid sequence MTALTRRAAAGLAGAMAALLAGWGAFLPAAQAAPAPASPAGAGAGQPTVLTSGHMDLFNIAAGADGSISLNLKEDATGTGVERAPEETVIGVVERTFTSKSADVPQLGTPGFLLDQVQQPGIVWPGWDSGAARQLGGTAARFVVEQLEGPGKVFLWETNFATLNPILRDTAGAPSFQMGPGSVIAQPEPAHQHANWLFSAPGTYRMTVRAEVDTPGGTLTAPARTYTWAVGDAAIAAAQGHDNGGSGSGSGSGSDSGSGSGSDSGNDGAAGVPGDSSTPGGGSTPGAGNGGSGANGTPGTLAPNGGATQAPSGQAPSGQAPQTPAAQAPAGQAPQAPAGQAPQAPAAPVCIPTPVERAASGGASGSHTIPANTHVHPNWVFTQPGTYTVGLALNATATDGTRLSTTTTLTFNVGGSGTANSGHYDLGAVVDGGQLRAAVKDDNSGQWLDPASLSFGLGEAAATTAPAGIDFVAGAGERIYMISSSQVSGVPWLGANTQHPSFREATTGELTLSVTSVSGPGKMAVFESGTFGQLVGQQWFGSSGGGTETVWEGRTADGQPCELSAEQIAQLEREGKKLGNNLAHSGSEVIDPLSVTLALLCVGGVVLYTRKRA is encoded by the coding sequence ATGACAGCACTCACACGGCGTGCTGCGGCGGGGCTGGCGGGCGCCATGGCGGCGCTCCTGGCCGGGTGGGGAGCATTCCTTCCTGCCGCCCAGGCCGCACCGGCGCCGGCATCGCCCGCGGGAGCGGGGGCCGGGCAGCCCACCGTTCTCACCTCCGGGCATATGGACCTCTTTAATATTGCCGCCGGGGCAGATGGCAGCATCTCCCTCAATCTCAAAGAAGACGCCACCGGCACCGGGGTGGAGCGCGCCCCTGAAGAAACCGTGATCGGGGTAGTGGAGCGAACGTTCACTAGCAAATCTGCCGATGTTCCGCAGCTGGGTACACCCGGCTTTCTGCTCGACCAGGTGCAGCAGCCCGGAATTGTGTGGCCCGGCTGGGATTCCGGGGCGGCGCGCCAGCTCGGCGGCACCGCGGCACGTTTCGTGGTGGAGCAACTCGAAGGCCCCGGCAAGGTCTTCCTGTGGGAAACGAATTTCGCCACCCTCAACCCGATTCTGCGCGACACCGCCGGCGCCCCGAGCTTCCAGATGGGGCCGGGCAGCGTGATCGCCCAGCCCGAACCCGCGCACCAGCACGCTAATTGGCTCTTCTCCGCGCCCGGCACCTACCGCATGACGGTGCGCGCCGAAGTGGATACCCCCGGCGGCACCCTCACCGCGCCCGCCCGTACCTACACCTGGGCGGTGGGCGATGCCGCGATTGCGGCCGCGCAGGGTCACGATAACGGTGGCTCCGGTAGCGGTTCCGGTAGCGGTTCCGATAGTGGCTCCGGTAGTGGCTCCGATAGTGGGAACGACGGCGCCGCTGGCGTTCCGGGCGATTCATCTACTCCGGGCGGTGGATCCACCCCGGGGGCTGGCAATGGGGGAAGTGGCGCCAACGGCACGCCCGGCACCCTGGCGCCGAACGGCGGCGCTACGCAGGCACCCTCGGGCCAGGCTCCCTCGGGCCAGGCGCCCCAGACTCCCGCGGCTCAGGCTCCCGCAGGCCAGGCGCCCCAAGCCCCCGCCGGCCAAGCACCGCAAGCACCCGCCGCGCCGGTGTGCATCCCCACCCCGGTAGAGCGCGCCGCGAGCGGCGGCGCCAGCGGCTCGCATACGATCCCGGCCAATACCCACGTGCACCCCAATTGGGTCTTCACCCAGCCGGGCACCTACACGGTGGGCCTAGCCCTCAACGCCACCGCAACGGACGGCACCCGCCTGTCCACTACCACCACCCTCACCTTCAACGTCGGGGGAAGCGGCACCGCCAATAGCGGCCACTATGACCTGGGCGCGGTGGTAGACGGCGGGCAGCTACGCGCCGCCGTCAAGGACGATAATTCCGGGCAGTGGCTCGACCCGGCTTCCCTGAGCTTCGGGCTGGGGGAGGCCGCGGCCACCACCGCCCCGGCCGGCATCGATTTCGTGGCGGGCGCCGGCGAGCGCATCTACATGATTTCCTCCAGCCAGGTCTCCGGAGTGCCGTGGTTGGGTGCGAATACCCAGCATCCCAGCTTCCGCGAAGCAACCACCGGCGAACTCACCCTGAGCGTCACGAGCGTGTCCGGCCCCGGCAAGATGGCCGTTTTCGAATCGGGTACCTTCGGGCAGCTGGTCGGCCAGCAGTGGTTCGGTTCGAGCGGCGGCGGTACCGAAACGGTGTGGGAAGGCCGCACCGCGGATGGGCAGCCCTGCGAGCTTTCCGCCGAACAAATCGCCCAGCTGGAACGCGAAGGCAAGAAGCTCGGCAATAACCTCGCCCATTCCGGTTCCGAGGTGATCGACCCGCTCTCGGTCACCCTGGCCCTCCTCTGCGTGGGTGGGGTGGTGCTGTACACCCGCAAGCGGGCCTAG
- a CDS encoding Rib/alpha-like domain-containing protein → MSQHTESTQSAPGVSASVSRKGGHRRRTKVWAGLTAAALMTTFASGIAYAAPQGNSGAAPTAPTAQCPTYVGDTAVEAGANQAGANRPDIPFKQDAIIEADAFKTGWIKSTTDASNAKNTLSGRAFFGGVGTPATTSNGATPVPDGTKVYLQWRDTDGAASPIYSTTVKTIDESDGSQIGPGAYAFDLRVPWVDNTGKQHLYKAVDGQYYRLWINDFTNPAGNPVTMVRQAGGFFPGAFVNSVTANNLGQFPLIGTNMQRTAVFMYTDPNDYLTRPKNEWVNDEKGPLTDPAVTLSTRDSVSGKVWFESGAGDLANSATGPNFNTSGDVVASGYTVVLSQLTPAGKAALQELRNATPSVNDREVKVRDMLTEHPDYIEGTYTATTNEKGMYTIRLPKNAGADVDRIYMYVLDPNGRVVPNYSSFMRQTFNMFNSNASWTPQTSAAVNLITNNWYNVNLALVLSVQVELDITNFDAQENYALPGQTAEIKLTGKDLSPLPNRIEWTDSKGKVVQTNGGLKKLSDASKAYFKVPDNAKDGEIYTATLYAAENAVSSDSFIVRAIPVKYDAVQVKKTQTEKSKAPYATREAKGFTQAGNNKYQLPADATYELGEGAKAWATVDPATGVVTVKPGADVAPCDYRIPVVATVTDPLNAKNKLKLKTWVPVKVLAQLTDTYDPNYKQDNTVEAGKTIEVPAPTFDKVATKKVETDPAPTEKGKKTTFKLGDNSPITATVNPETGAITVTPAAGTAAGPYEVPVVVTYPDGSTDTVKVPVTVTVPAPVDTDNDGVNDDADQCPTIAGPASNNGCPAWSDGEGKPGADVTLAKDPANGDIPNTATCVAGNGATCTIGQDGNITVKVPDGATPGTEIPVTVKNDGKDLDTSKVTVLAPNNPAWNDTTTKPSEPAQLPNAGGPVPDGSTVEVTGPGTAKLNQDGSITVTPNANAKDKDQIVVKVKDPNGKDLDTATVTIADPDPDKDGVSGDADQCPTIAGPASNNGCPAWNDGEGKPGTDVTLTKDPANGPIPASATCEATGGATCTIGGDGNVVVKVPEGATPGTEIAVTIKDGDKVLDKSKVTVTAPAPVPNPDGDNDGVPDATDQCPTIAGPASNNGCPAWNDGEGKPGADVTLTKDPANGPIPASATCEATGGATCTIGADGNVVVKVPADAKDKSEITVTIKDGDKVLDTSKVTVKDPDTDGDGLTDSEEEKIGTDPNNPDTDGDGINDGDEVNGTKNPFKDDKFNKDGKPGNTDPLNPDTDGDGVNDGDEVTGKNNGGKPTNPNKADTDGDGVTDADEIKDGTDPNNADTDGDGVNDGDEKKDGTDPKNPDTDGDGVSDGREKDLGTDPKNPDTDGDGLTDGEEAGTDIDENGKPARNEDGTPKVDDSKATKTDPKNPDTDGDGLADGEEKKIGTDPKNPDTDGDGLTDGDEVNGTKNPFQDDKFNKDGKPGNTDPLNPDTDGDGLTDGDEVTGAKNGGKPTNPNKADTDGDGVNDGDEINNGTDPNKGDTDGDGLTDGEEKVIGTDPKNPDTDGDGINDGDEVNGTKNPFKDDKFNKDGKPGNTDPLNPDTDGDGLTDGDEVTGVKNGGKPTNPNKADTDGDGINDGDEIKNGTDPLNPNDPGKPAPKTKKVKKAKGLTATGADVASLAVFALLAAGAGSVAIRRRKK, encoded by the coding sequence ATGTCCCAACACACGGAGTCGACTCAGTCGGCGCCCGGAGTCTCCGCGTCTGTGTCCCGCAAGGGTGGGCATCGTCGTCGCACGAAAGTGTGGGCCGGTCTCACCGCCGCGGCGCTCATGACGACGTTTGCTTCGGGAATCGCCTACGCTGCACCGCAAGGTAATTCCGGTGCGGCGCCGACTGCTCCCACGGCGCAGTGTCCGACGTATGTCGGTGACACCGCTGTCGAAGCAGGCGCGAACCAAGCTGGCGCTAACCGACCGGATATTCCTTTCAAGCAAGATGCCATTATCGAAGCCGATGCTTTCAAGACCGGCTGGATTAAGAGCACCACCGATGCCAGTAACGCCAAGAACACGCTCTCGGGGCGTGCGTTCTTCGGTGGCGTTGGCACGCCGGCAACCACGTCCAATGGTGCAACCCCGGTTCCGGACGGAACCAAGGTGTACCTCCAGTGGCGTGATACCGACGGCGCGGCCTCCCCGATTTATTCCACCACCGTCAAGACGATTGACGAGAGCGACGGAAGCCAGATCGGCCCCGGCGCCTACGCTTTTGATCTGCGCGTGCCCTGGGTAGATAACACCGGCAAGCAGCACCTTTACAAGGCTGTTGACGGCCAGTACTACCGCCTGTGGATCAATGATTTCACCAACCCGGCCGGTAACCCCGTCACCATGGTGCGCCAGGCCGGCGGCTTCTTCCCGGGTGCCTTCGTCAATAGCGTGACGGCCAATAACCTGGGCCAGTTCCCGCTTATCGGCACGAATATGCAGCGGACCGCGGTATTCATGTACACCGATCCGAATGATTACCTCACCCGCCCCAAGAACGAATGGGTCAATGATGAGAAGGGTCCCCTGACCGACCCGGCCGTGACCCTCTCCACCCGGGACTCCGTTTCCGGCAAGGTGTGGTTCGAATCCGGTGCTGGCGATCTTGCCAACTCCGCCACCGGCCCGAACTTCAATACCTCGGGTGACGTGGTGGCCTCCGGCTACACCGTGGTGCTTTCGCAGCTGACCCCCGCGGGCAAGGCTGCGCTCCAGGAACTGCGTAATGCCACCCCGTCCGTGAATGACCGCGAGGTCAAGGTCCGTGACATGCTCACCGAGCACCCCGATTACATCGAGGGCACCTACACGGCCACCACGAACGAAAAGGGCATGTATACCATCCGCCTGCCGAAGAACGCCGGCGCGGATGTGGACCGTATTTACATGTACGTCCTGGACCCGAACGGACGAGTAGTCCCGAACTACTCCTCCTTCATGCGCCAGACCTTCAATATGTTCAACTCGAATGCTTCGTGGACTCCGCAGACTTCCGCGGCTGTCAATCTGATTACCAATAACTGGTACAACGTCAATCTGGCGCTGGTGCTCAGCGTGCAGGTGGAACTGGATATTACGAACTTCGACGCCCAGGAAAACTATGCCCTCCCCGGGCAGACCGCTGAAATCAAGCTGACCGGCAAGGATCTCTCCCCGCTGCCTAACCGCATCGAGTGGACCGATTCCAAGGGCAAGGTTGTGCAGACCAACGGCGGCCTGAAGAAGCTGAGCGACGCCAGCAAGGCATACTTCAAGGTTCCGGATAACGCGAAGGACGGCGAAATCTACACGGCAACTCTCTATGCTGCCGAGAACGCTGTTTCTTCCGATTCCTTCATCGTGCGCGCGATTCCCGTCAAGTACGACGCCGTCCAGGTGAAGAAGACCCAAACCGAGAAGAGCAAGGCTCCTTACGCAACCCGCGAAGCCAAGGGCTTCACGCAGGCCGGTAATAACAAGTACCAGCTGCCCGCCGATGCCACCTACGAACTGGGTGAAGGCGCGAAGGCCTGGGCTACTGTTGATCCGGCCACCGGCGTGGTGACCGTCAAGCCCGGCGCGGACGTGGCTCCCTGTGACTACCGCATCCCGGTGGTTGCTACCGTGACCGATCCGCTCAACGCCAAGAACAAGCTCAAGCTCAAGACCTGGGTTCCGGTCAAGGTGCTGGCGCAGCTCACCGATACCTACGATCCGAATTACAAGCAGGACAATACGGTAGAGGCTGGGAAGACCATTGAGGTCCCGGCCCCCACCTTCGATAAGGTCGCTACCAAGAAGGTTGAAACTGATCCCGCTCCGACGGAGAAGGGCAAGAAGACCACCTTCAAGCTCGGCGACAACTCCCCGATTACCGCCACGGTTAACCCCGAAACCGGCGCCATTACGGTGACCCCGGCCGCGGGTACCGCCGCTGGCCCCTACGAGGTTCCCGTTGTTGTCACCTACCCGGATGGCAGCACCGATACCGTCAAGGTTCCGGTTACCGTGACCGTTCCGGCTCCGGTGGATACCGATAATGACGGTGTGAACGACGACGCAGACCAGTGCCCCACCATCGCCGGTCCGGCTTCCAACAATGGTTGCCCGGCGTGGAGTGATGGCGAGGGTAAGCCCGGCGCGGACGTGACGCTGGCGAAGGATCCCGCTAACGGCGATATCCCGAACACCGCGACCTGCGTGGCGGGTAATGGTGCTACCTGCACCATCGGCCAGGACGGCAATATCACCGTGAAGGTGCCGGACGGCGCGACCCCCGGTACCGAGATCCCGGTGACCGTCAAGAATGACGGCAAGGACCTGGACACCTCCAAGGTGACCGTGCTTGCTCCGAATAACCCGGCCTGGAATGACACGACCACCAAGCCGAGCGAACCGGCTCAGCTGCCTAACGCGGGTGGCCCGGTTCCGGATGGTTCCACCGTTGAGGTGACCGGTCCGGGTACCGCCAAGCTCAACCAGGATGGCTCGATCACGGTCACTCCGAACGCGAATGCGAAGGATAAGGACCAGATCGTTGTCAAGGTCAAGGACCCCAACGGTAAGGACCTGGATACGGCGACCGTGACCATTGCGGATCCTGATCCTGATAAGGATGGGGTGTCCGGGGATGCCGATCAGTGCCCGACCATCGCAGGGCCGGCTTCCAATAATGGTTGCCCGGCGTGGAACGACGGCGAAGGTAAGCCCGGCACTGATGTGACGCTCACGAAGGATCCGGCCAATGGCCCGATTCCGGCTTCGGCCACCTGTGAAGCAACCGGTGGTGCCACGTGCACCATTGGCGGGGATGGCAACGTCGTCGTCAAGGTTCCGGAGGGTGCAACCCCCGGTACCGAGATTGCGGTGACCATCAAGGATGGTGACAAGGTCCTCGACAAGTCCAAGGTGACCGTCACGGCGCCCGCTCCGGTTCCGAACCCGGACGGCGATAACGACGGTGTGCCCGACGCGACCGACCAGTGCCCCACCATCGCCGGCCCGGCTTCCAATAACGGTTGCCCGGCGTGGAACGACGGCGAAGGTAAGCCCGGCGCGGACGTGACGCTCACAAAGGACCCGGCCAATGGCCCGATTCCGGCTTCTGCCACCTGTGAAGCAACCGGCGGTGCTACCTGCACCATCGGTGCGGATGGCAATGTTGTGGTCAAGGTACCCGCCGACGCCAAGGACAAGTCCGAGATCACCGTGACCATCAAGGATGGCGATAAGGTTCTCGACACCTCCAAGGTGACTGTTAAGGATCCGGATACCGATGGCGATGGCCTGACCGATTCCGAAGAGGAAAAGATCGGGACCGATCCGAACAACCCGGATACTGACGGTGATGGGATCAACGACGGTGACGAGGTCAATGGCACCAAGAACCCGTTCAAGGACGATAAGTTCAATAAGGACGGCAAGCCTGGTAACACCGATCCGCTCAACCCGGACACTGATGGTGACGGGGTGAATGACGGTGACGAAGTCACCGGTAAGAACAACGGTGGCAAGCCGACTAACCCGAACAAGGCCGATACCGATGGCGACGGCGTGACCGACGCTGACGAAATCAAGGACGGCACGGACCCGAACAACGCTGACACCGATGGCGACGGCGTGAATGACGGGGACGAGAAGAAGGACGGGACTGACCCGAAGAATCCGGATACCGATGGTGACGGCGTGTCTGATGGTCGTGAAAAGGACCTGGGCACCGATCCGAAGAATCCGGATACTGATGGGGATGGCCTGACCGATGGTGAGGAAGCCGGTACGGATATCGACGAGAATGGTAAGCCTGCTCGTAATGAGGATGGCACCCCGAAGGTTGATGACTCCAAGGCCACCAAGACCGACCCGAAGAACCCCGATACCGACGGTGACGGACTCGCCGATGGTGAGGAAAAGAAGATCGGTACTGATCCGAAGAACCCTGACACTGACGGTGACGGGCTCACGGATGGGGATGAGGTGAACGGCACCAAGAACCCGTTCCAGGACGATAAGTTCAATAAGGACGGCAAGCCCGGTAATACTGACCCGCTCAACCCTGACACCGATGGTGACGGTCTCACTGATGGTGATGAGGTGACGGGTGCGAAGAATGGTGGCAAGCCGACTAACCCGAATAAGGCCGATACCGATGGTGACGGCGTCAATGATGGCGACGAAATCAATAACGGTACCGACCCGAACAAGGGCGACACCGACGGTGATGGCCTGACCGACGGTGAGGAAAAGGTGATCGGGACTGATCCGAAGAACCCTGACACCGATGGCGATGGGATCAATGACGGGGATGAGGTCAATGGCACGAAGAACCCGTTCAAGGATGACAAGTTCAATAAGGACGGCAAGCCCGGTAACACTGACCCGCTCAACCCTGACACCGATGGTGATGGTCTCACTGATGGTGACGAGGTGACGGGCGTGAAGAATGGTGGCAAGCCGACTAACCCGAATAAGGCCGACACGGATGGTGATGGTATCAATGACGGTGACGAGATTAAGAACGGCACCGATCCGTTGAACCCGAACGATCCGGGTAAGCCTGCACCGAAGACTAAGAAGGTCAAGAAGGCCAAGGGCCTGACCGCGACCGGTGCCGATGTGGCATCGCTGGCTGTCTTCGCTCTGCTGGCCGCCGGTGCGGGTAGCGTGGCAATTCGCCGCCGCAAGAAGTAA
- a CDS encoding TetR/AcrR family transcriptional regulator gives MAARGNGSTQERILAAALRNFSEHGYEAASLRVIAKEANVTTGALYTHFDNKQALFAALVEPCCQELRQRHREGIMRGLALTEKSLAEKPLSEKARVEEPGQDGSSAGEELGSSITEWMIDYVYDHLTVFQLVLWGSAGTPYQSFVADLAEYEARLYIELGPEDAVWPAFAQVMCETGWYGFFGALRQGLNRENAKKYLGLLQSFREAGWRSLLEDRMPSGTHALG, from the coding sequence ATGGCGGCACGTGGAAATGGCTCAACGCAGGAACGGATTCTTGCCGCGGCTTTGCGGAATTTTTCCGAGCACGGCTATGAAGCGGCCAGTTTGCGTGTGATTGCCAAAGAAGCCAATGTCACCACCGGTGCCCTCTACACTCACTTTGATAATAAACAAGCGTTGTTTGCGGCCCTTGTGGAGCCCTGTTGCCAGGAATTACGCCAGCGGCACCGCGAAGGTATTATGCGCGGTCTGGCCCTCACGGAAAAATCGCTCGCCGAAAAGCCGCTTTCCGAAAAGGCTCGCGTGGAAGAACCGGGGCAGGACGGTAGCAGCGCCGGTGAGGAGCTTGGTAGCAGTATCACGGAGTGGATGATCGATTACGTCTATGACCATCTCACCGTATTTCAGCTAGTTCTGTGGGGATCCGCGGGTACTCCCTATCAGAGCTTCGTAGCTGACCTAGCGGAATACGAAGCCCGCCTATATATCGAGCTCGGCCCGGAAGATGCGGTATGGCCCGCCTTTGCGCAAGTCATGTGCGAAACCGGCTGGTACGGCTTCTTTGGTGCCCTCAGGCAAGGCCTCAACCGTGAGAACGCCAAAAAATACCTGGGCTTACTTCAGAGCTTCCGGGAAGCCGGGTGGCGGAGTCTCCTGGAAGATCGGATGCCTTCCGGCACGCATGCACTCGGGTAG
- a CDS encoding Fic family protein codes for MSTRDVLRAHGTMMRGLVAESGRFRSGGVGVFAGNVVVHAAPPADLVPQHISHLLAWYQESTLHPLIKSAVFHYEFEFIHPFADGNGRTGRLWHSLLLRQWKELFFWLPVEELIQSRQQDYYRAFVVAGKEGESSSFVELMLEIIRDSLTEVDVLGRSTDQDTDQDSV; via the coding sequence ATGTCAACGCGCGATGTGCTGCGTGCGCACGGAACCATGATGAGAGGACTGGTTGCCGAGAGCGGGCGGTTCCGCTCTGGCGGTGTGGGGGTCTTTGCGGGGAATGTGGTTGTGCACGCGGCACCTCCGGCGGATCTGGTTCCGCAACACATCTCCCATTTGCTCGCGTGGTATCAGGAATCCACGTTGCATCCGCTTATAAAAAGCGCGGTTTTCCATTACGAATTCGAGTTCATTCATCCCTTCGCCGACGGCAACGGACGCACGGGCCGGCTTTGGCATTCCCTGCTCCTTCGGCAATGGAAGGAGCTCTTCTTCTGGCTTCCTGTTGAGGAACTTATTCAATCGCGGCAACAGGACTATTACCGAGCTTTCGTTGTTGCGGGTAAAGAAGGGGAAAGCTCGAGTTTTGTTGAGCTTATGTTGGAGATAATCCGCGATTCTTTGACCGAGGTTGACGTACTTGGTCGGTCGACCGACCAAGATACCGACCAAGATAGCGTCTAA